One genomic region from Sorangium aterium encodes:
- a CDS encoding peptidoglycan-binding domain-containing protein produces the protein MFPALDRGWTHAGRIPGLDYGAAPPGGGLARGAKGPEVKAWQQHLLLWRAGILPRFGADGDFGEETEAATRIFQQEMGLPVTGAVGPETRDAMQRALPRPPCALELPRALGRALLGVVGQRAAAGGAVRAAGPQAELQGAAGGSTAMATPGYDAAGTRSYTFAQSGFRFTVTATPEPVAAARANDAGGAVAFFASSQAQPASAQLASVFDGTGLDWLPPRDPGALTGTTFYEQVRGLSLAAREELFLQEVLRGNVPGFLRRFHRVTVAAPDGKRGVAYVCADYLAIGSDTDFLRMPLTGVTAQRVADACGCVLPTKKLVKDIYAASRKQTAIPFDPQDGTQVERFRDHQLAIEQHRVGELGELLAGHKKDIVVTNRLHHYARRLAIYGFYKADGKPWQPLDTSLRRRLPHEDTYVDYSHGVRLIGGLMALGSEQRCVADVLLDPALCGLVSDEGIISVPRYEVHPLG, from the coding sequence GTGTTCCCGGCCCTTGACCGCGGCTGGACGCACGCGGGCCGGATACCGGGCCTCGACTACGGGGCCGCGCCGCCCGGCGGCGGGCTCGCGCGCGGCGCAAAGGGGCCCGAGGTGAAGGCCTGGCAACAGCACCTGTTGCTGTGGCGCGCCGGGATCCTGCCGCGGTTCGGCGCGGACGGCGACTTCGGCGAGGAGACCGAGGCGGCCACGCGGATCTTCCAGCAGGAGATGGGGTTGCCCGTGACTGGCGCGGTCGGGCCCGAGACGCGCGACGCCATGCAGCGCGCGCTGCCGCGCCCGCCCTGCGCCCTCGAGCTGCCGCGCGCGCTGGGCCGAGCGCTCCTGGGCGTCGTCGGCCAGCGGGCGGCCGCGGGAGGCGCGGTGCGCGCGGCGGGGCCGCAGGCAGAGCTCCAGGGAGCGGCGGGCGGGTCGACGGCGATGGCGACTCCGGGCTACGACGCGGCCGGCACCCGCAGCTACACGTTCGCGCAGAGCGGCTTCCGGTTCACGGTGACGGCCACCCCCGAGCCGGTCGCGGCGGCCCGGGCGAACGACGCCGGGGGCGCCGTGGCGTTCTTCGCGTCGAGCCAGGCGCAGCCCGCGTCCGCGCAGCTGGCATCCGTGTTCGACGGGACGGGCCTCGACTGGCTGCCGCCGCGCGATCCGGGCGCGCTGACCGGCACGACGTTCTACGAGCAGGTCCGGGGCCTGTCGCTCGCGGCGCGAGAGGAGCTCTTTCTCCAGGAGGTGCTGCGGGGGAACGTGCCCGGCTTCCTGCGCCGCTTCCATCGCGTCACCGTGGCGGCGCCCGACGGGAAGCGGGGCGTCGCGTACGTGTGCGCCGACTACCTGGCGATCGGCTCGGACACCGATTTCCTGCGCATGCCGCTCACCGGCGTCACCGCCCAGCGCGTCGCGGATGCGTGCGGCTGCGTGCTGCCGACGAAGAAGCTCGTGAAGGACATCTATGCCGCCTCGCGGAAGCAGACGGCCATCCCGTTCGATCCCCAGGACGGCACGCAGGTGGAGCGCTTTCGTGACCACCAGCTGGCCATCGAGCAGCACCGGGTCGGCGAGCTCGGCGAGCTGCTCGCGGGACACAAGAAGGACATCGTGGTGACGAACCGGTTGCACCACTACGCGCGCCGGCTGGCGATCTACGGCTTCTACAAGGCGGACGGCAAGCCGTGGCAGCCGCTGGACACGTCGCTCCGGCGGCGGCTGCCGCACGAGGACACCTACGTCGACTACAGCCACGGGGTGCGGCTGATCGGCGGCTTGATGGCCCTCGGGTCGGAGCAGCGCTGCGTGGCCGACGTCCTGCTCGACCCGGCCCTGTGCGGCCTCGTGAGCGACGAGGGGATCATCAGCGTTCCCAGGTACGAAGTGCACCCGCTCGGGTGA
- a CDS encoding DEAD/DEAH box helicase family protein, whose translation MTSPFLEAPESAWVASNALAFALRDRFPVSLGHTLVVPRRLVPTWFDATAEERAAIFELVDTVKRDLDAELHPDGYNVGINAGEAAGQTVMHLHVHVIPRFRGDVDDPRGGVRHVIPGRGNYLAGRAPPLATGGAEDPFLRHLAPVFARATDIAIVSAFVQERGLDVLESHVFAALARGARVRLVTGDYLHITQATALAELLDWAGGNAALSGAESTRGSFEARVVEVDALPGKIRSFHPKSWRFEGPGFGAVFVGSSNISLAALGHGIEWNLRVDRHRDPDAYEAAAVAFERWWSRARPLTADWVESYAQRARQATVGLPPGEEDAEPIVPAPPPHAVQREALAALHRSRAEEGRRRALVVLATGLGKTYLAALDVDAWAEHHGRRPRVLVLAHREELLVQAARTFRRLLRGCTARFGWFAGSAGELAGDVVFASVQKLSRPEHLARLVPGSFDYAIVDEVHHGTAPSYRAILDRLEPAFLLGLTATPERADGADVVGLFDDHVAYRADIGAGIERKLLVPFAYFGLRDETDYRAVTFQNRRFDPGELEKAIDTDRRLEQMWRAWQERPGERTLVFCCSIRHAHHACDFLAARGVRVAAVHSGPESAPREEALADLITGKLDALCAVDLFNEGIDLPNVDRVVMLRPTESPIVFLQQLGRGLRVADGKARLTVLDFVGNHRVFLDRVRTLFSLGSEPSDLRDFLGGIGAARLPSGCTVDLELEAKELLLSLLPARGKSEVERAYRDLRDARGERPTAGELFRMGYRPATLRPAHQGWFDFVASEGDLSPPELRVLRAAGAWLRELEITAMSKCYKMVTLEALLETGALFDGISIVELARRSQSILIRSPELSRDLDGVAELGGGRKFDEPRFVSYWKENPIAVWTGARGRRWFALDGGRFVSKLSCPPGHEEAFVAMTRELVDYRLAMYRARRREDGSGASFSAKVLWNKRDPILKLPSRAARPDRPSGDVDVRLPDGEVWRFRFMKEFCNVAHRVGSQRNELPDLMRRWFGLAAGRPGTAFHVRFVRSPDGLWVEPESPEGISTAPRGALIAFPDLRAAAGVAGAPTELSPDAETVWLPIVAARGDGLFAVRASGDSMDGGQRPIRDGDWLIMRFARGASYGALDGRVALLQVPDRDLGFAYQIKRIVRDRSQWWLRSDNPDGPSYEATVETVPIALLVEVVRPEDIGPSAGERFEDDEAAARAFGLEEPPRSGRVGGHLFFCLETPGALVTPDRIRSPVPAQERRPGETAFVLARPPGEPGWRYLGVARYLDEEGLWACPGIDHAVYRALGSGRAVSRSLPAGTRERARALVEELLRRPGAGAFVERDGGRCRIVGRADGGGLRIDGGPGGFAERTVSLTDLAWVIVARDDVRKNGGLLDEQRVNRLRYLEGTPRASTRWIDTGWALVLATAGEG comes from the coding sequence GTGACTTCCCCGTTCCTCGAGGCCCCCGAATCCGCCTGGGTGGCGAGCAACGCGCTCGCCTTCGCGCTGCGCGACCGCTTCCCGGTCAGCCTCGGCCATACGCTCGTCGTCCCGCGCCGCCTCGTCCCGACCTGGTTCGACGCCACCGCCGAGGAGCGCGCCGCGATCTTCGAGCTGGTCGACACGGTCAAGCGGGACCTCGACGCCGAGCTCCACCCGGACGGCTACAACGTCGGGATCAACGCCGGCGAGGCCGCAGGGCAGACCGTGATGCACCTGCACGTCCACGTGATCCCGCGCTTCCGCGGCGACGTGGACGACCCGCGCGGCGGCGTGCGCCACGTCATCCCGGGCCGGGGGAACTACCTCGCCGGGCGAGCCCCGCCGCTCGCGACAGGCGGCGCCGAGGACCCGTTCTTGCGCCACCTCGCGCCGGTCTTCGCGCGCGCGACCGACATCGCCATCGTCTCGGCCTTCGTCCAGGAGCGCGGCCTCGATGTGCTGGAAAGCCACGTGTTCGCGGCCCTCGCGCGCGGCGCTCGCGTCCGGCTCGTCACCGGCGATTACCTCCACATCACCCAGGCCACGGCGCTCGCCGAGCTGCTCGACTGGGCCGGCGGCAACGCCGCCCTTTCGGGCGCCGAAAGTACCCGGGGCAGCTTCGAGGCGCGCGTGGTCGAGGTCGACGCGCTCCCCGGCAAGATCCGCTCGTTCCACCCCAAGTCGTGGCGCTTCGAGGGCCCGGGCTTCGGCGCCGTATTCGTCGGATCGAGCAACATCTCCCTCGCCGCGCTCGGTCACGGCATCGAGTGGAACCTCCGTGTCGACCGACACCGCGATCCGGACGCGTACGAGGCCGCCGCCGTCGCCTTCGAGCGCTGGTGGTCCCGCGCCCGGCCGCTCACGGCCGACTGGGTCGAGAGCTACGCCCAACGCGCGCGGCAGGCCACTGTGGGCCTGCCGCCCGGCGAGGAGGACGCCGAGCCCATCGTGCCCGCGCCTCCGCCGCACGCCGTCCAGCGCGAGGCGCTCGCTGCGTTGCACCGGAGCCGCGCCGAGGAGGGGCGGCGCCGCGCGCTCGTGGTGCTCGCCACCGGCCTGGGCAAGACGTACCTCGCCGCGCTCGACGTCGACGCCTGGGCCGAGCACCACGGCCGCCGTCCGCGCGTCCTCGTGCTCGCCCACCGCGAGGAGCTCCTCGTCCAGGCCGCCCGGACCTTCCGTCGCCTCCTGCGGGGCTGCACCGCGCGCTTCGGCTGGTTCGCCGGGAGCGCCGGTGAGCTGGCCGGCGATGTGGTCTTCGCCTCGGTGCAGAAGCTGTCCCGTCCCGAGCACCTCGCGCGCCTCGTCCCGGGGAGCTTCGACTACGCCATCGTGGACGAGGTCCATCACGGCACCGCGCCGAGCTACCGCGCCATCCTGGACCGGCTCGAGCCGGCCTTCTTGCTCGGCCTGACCGCCACGCCCGAGCGCGCCGACGGCGCGGATGTCGTCGGGCTGTTCGACGATCACGTCGCCTACCGGGCGGACATCGGCGCTGGCATCGAGCGGAAGCTGCTCGTCCCCTTTGCGTATTTCGGCCTGAGGGACGAGACTGATTACCGCGCTGTCACCTTCCAGAACCGGAGGTTCGATCCAGGAGAGCTGGAGAAGGCCATCGACACGGATCGACGCCTCGAGCAGATGTGGCGCGCGTGGCAGGAGCGCCCGGGGGAGCGCACGCTCGTGTTCTGCTGCTCGATCCGGCACGCGCACCATGCCTGCGACTTCCTTGCCGCACGAGGTGTTCGCGTCGCCGCGGTCCATTCCGGTCCGGAGTCGGCGCCGCGCGAGGAGGCGCTGGCGGATCTCATCACTGGCAAGCTCGACGCGCTCTGCGCCGTCGATCTCTTCAACGAGGGCATCGATCTGCCGAACGTCGATCGCGTGGTGATGCTCCGTCCCACGGAGTCTCCTATCGTCTTCTTGCAGCAGCTCGGCCGCGGCCTGCGCGTCGCGGACGGGAAGGCGCGCCTCACCGTGCTCGACTTCGTGGGCAATCACCGCGTGTTCCTCGACCGAGTGCGGACGCTGTTCTCGCTCGGATCCGAGCCGTCCGATCTGCGCGATTTCCTTGGCGGCATCGGCGCCGCGCGCCTGCCGTCGGGCTGCACGGTGGACCTCGAACTCGAGGCCAAAGAACTCTTGCTCAGCCTGCTTCCTGCCCGCGGGAAGAGCGAGGTGGAGCGCGCGTACCGCGATCTCCGCGACGCGCGCGGCGAGCGCCCGACGGCCGGCGAGCTGTTCCGGATGGGCTACCGGCCTGCCACGCTGCGGCCAGCCCACCAGGGCTGGTTCGATTTCGTGGCTTCCGAAGGTGATCTGAGCCCGCCTGAGCTCAGGGTCCTTCGCGCCGCCGGCGCGTGGCTCCGGGAGCTCGAGATCACCGCGATGAGCAAGTGTTACAAGATGGTCACGCTCGAAGCGCTTCTCGAGACGGGCGCCCTCTTCGACGGGATCTCGATCGTCGAGCTCGCGCGCAGGAGCCAATCCATTCTCATCCGCTCTCCGGAGCTCTCCCGGGATCTCGACGGCGTGGCCGAGCTGGGCGGCGGCCGGAAGTTCGATGAGCCGCGCTTCGTCAGCTACTGGAAGGAGAACCCCATCGCCGTGTGGACGGGCGCGCGAGGCCGCCGCTGGTTCGCGCTCGACGGGGGCCGCTTCGTCTCGAAGCTCTCCTGTCCTCCAGGCCACGAGGAGGCCTTTGTCGCGATGACGCGGGAGCTCGTCGACTACCGGCTCGCCATGTACCGCGCGCGCCGCCGCGAGGACGGCTCCGGCGCGTCGTTCTCGGCCAAGGTGCTGTGGAACAAGCGCGACCCCATCCTCAAGCTGCCCTCGCGCGCAGCCCGCCCTGACCGCCCTTCAGGGGACGTCGACGTCCGCCTTCCGGACGGCGAGGTGTGGCGCTTCCGCTTCATGAAGGAGTTCTGCAACGTCGCGCACCGCGTGGGCTCGCAGCGCAACGAACTCCCGGATCTGATGCGCCGCTGGTTCGGCCTCGCCGCCGGCCGCCCCGGAACGGCGTTCCACGTGCGCTTCGTCCGCTCGCCCGATGGGCTATGGGTCGAGCCGGAGAGCCCCGAAGGGATCTCCACGGCGCCGCGCGGCGCGCTCATCGCTTTCCCCGATCTACGCGCGGCGGCGGGCGTCGCGGGCGCGCCGACGGAGCTCTCTCCCGATGCCGAGACGGTGTGGCTCCCGATCGTGGCCGCGCGTGGCGATGGGCTCTTTGCGGTGCGCGCTTCGGGCGACTCGATGGACGGCGGGCAGCGTCCGATCCGCGACGGGGACTGGCTGATCATGAGGTTTGCGCGCGGCGCCTCGTACGGTGCGCTGGACGGTAGGGTGGCGCTGCTTCAGGTACCCGATCGCGATCTGGGGTTTGCCTACCAGATCAAGCGGATCGTGCGCGATCGGTCGCAATGGTGGCTCCGCTCGGACAATCCGGATGGGCCATCGTACGAGGCCACAGTCGAGACAGTGCCTATCGCGCTCCTGGTCGAGGTGGTCCGCCCCGAGGACATCGGCCCGAGCGCCGGCGAGCGCTTCGAGGACGACGAGGCCGCAGCCCGCGCGTTCGGGCTGGAGGAGCCGCCGCGGAGCGGCCGTGTCGGCGGTCACCTCTTCTTCTGTCTGGAGACGCCCGGAGCGCTGGTCACGCCCGATCGCATTCGATCGCCGGTGCCAGCCCAGGAGCGCCGCCCTGGGGAGACGGCCTTCGTGCTCGCGCGGCCGCCCGGCGAGCCCGGCTGGCGATACCTTGGCGTGGCCCGTTACCTCGATGAGGAGGGGCTCTGGGCCTGTCCGGGGATCGACCATGCCGTGTACCGCGCGCTGGGATCAGGCCGCGCGGTGTCCCGATCGCTCCCGGCGGGGACCCGCGAGCGCGCGCGGGCACTCGTGGAGGAGCTGCTCCGGCGGCCCGGCGCGGGCGCCTTCGTGGAGCGGGACGGCGGGCGGTGCAGGATCGTCGGCCGGGCCGACGGAGGTGGGCTGCGCATCGACGGTGGCCCGGGCGGCTTCGCGGAGCGGACGGTGTCGCTGACCGATCTCGCGTGGGTGATCGTCGCGCGCGACGACGTCAGGAAAAACGGCGGACTGCTGGACGAACAGCGGGTCAATCGGCTGCGCTATCTCGAGGGGACGCCGCGGGCATCGACGCGGTGGATCGACACGGGATGGGCGCTTGTGCTTGCGACGGCCGGCGAAGGGTGA
- a CDS encoding GNAT family N-acetyltransferase: METRPLTKPDYDRIVGEIDRWWAGPTSALAHPIFFYELGRLARVVEDRGLLVGFLLGFRCPDAAVGYVHLVGIHPDYRRRGVGRMLYAAFEEDCRREGCRQLKAITTLGNEGSVRFHAAVGWSAAEVEDYAGPGRPRIVFTKDL, encoded by the coding sequence ATGGAGACACGGCCGCTGACGAAGCCCGACTACGACCGGATCGTGGGCGAGATCGATCGGTGGTGGGCAGGCCCGACCAGCGCGCTCGCGCACCCGATCTTCTTCTACGAGCTCGGCAGGCTCGCGCGCGTGGTCGAGGATCGCGGGCTGCTCGTCGGCTTCCTGCTCGGGTTCAGGTGCCCGGACGCGGCGGTCGGGTACGTGCACCTCGTCGGCATTCACCCGGACTATCGCCGCCGCGGCGTCGGCAGGATGCTCTACGCGGCGTTCGAGGAGGACTGCCGCCGCGAGGGCTGCCGGCAGCTCAAGGCGATCACGACGCTGGGCAACGAGGGCTCCGTGCGCTTCCACGCCGCGGTCGGCTGGTCGGCGGCCGAGGTCGAGGACTACGCCGGGCCTGGGCGTCCGCGGATCGTGTTCACCAAGGACCTCTAG
- a CDS encoding cyclic nucleotide-binding domain-containing protein, translating to MSHPPALITQLREIGLFGGLGDHVLQGLADTLELLDLEPGAVAFREGDSGREMFVLLSGEMEVLKRSKRDVEARVAILGPNDWFGEMSILDVMPRSATVRAIAPSRLLRVTAHDLDTLYRRDLKSYTLLVLNIAREMSRRLRVADSLLAELVANMLDEYARPRRPAI from the coding sequence GTGAGCCATCCCCCTGCGCTGATCACGCAGCTGCGCGAGATCGGGCTGTTCGGAGGCCTGGGCGACCACGTCCTCCAGGGCCTCGCCGACACGCTGGAGCTGCTCGATCTGGAGCCGGGCGCCGTCGCCTTTCGCGAGGGCGACAGCGGCCGCGAGATGTTCGTGCTGCTCTCGGGCGAGATGGAAGTGCTCAAGCGGTCGAAGCGCGACGTCGAGGCGCGCGTCGCGATCCTCGGGCCGAACGACTGGTTCGGCGAGATGTCGATCCTCGACGTGATGCCCCGCTCGGCGACCGTCCGGGCGATCGCACCGTCGCGCTTGCTGCGTGTCACCGCGCACGATCTCGACACGCTCTACCGGCGCGATCTCAAATCGTACACGCTGCTGGTGCTGAACATCGCGCGCGAGATGTCGCGCCGCCTTCGCGTGGCGGACAGCCTGCTCGCCGAGCTGGTAGCGAACATGCTCGACGAGTACGCGCGGCCACGGCGACCGGCGATCTGA
- a CDS encoding M20/M25/M40 family metallo-hydrolase produces MELRRTKAMGGHGSLIDALASVSEAELLDAVVALARPRHMFRQRAENRRAAQHVAAALEERGYAVEIEGELGNVVATPRAPVDRPMILVGAHYDSVPDTPGADDNASGIAAMLACARAFSRFDPAPPVGFVAWNGEEDGLLGSVEFVARHRSQGGGPIAAVHVLEMVGYASHEPGSQRMPVPVPGAPDVGDFIGLLTNQRSNHLVELAVKQAEAMVPELPVVGLKVYLGLEEWLPVLHRSDHSPFWKAKIPAMLWTDTAEFRNPNYHRPTDTPETLDYGFMRRVTQLVLATVMRQVRTG; encoded by the coding sequence ATGGAGCTGAGACGCACGAAGGCCATGGGCGGTCACGGCAGCCTGATCGACGCGCTCGCGTCGGTCAGCGAGGCGGAGCTGCTCGACGCGGTCGTCGCGCTCGCGAGGCCGCGGCACATGTTCCGCCAGCGCGCGGAGAACCGCCGCGCGGCGCAGCACGTCGCGGCGGCGCTGGAGGAGCGGGGCTACGCCGTCGAGATCGAGGGCGAGCTCGGGAACGTGGTCGCGACGCCTCGGGCCCCGGTCGATCGCCCGATGATCCTCGTCGGGGCGCACTACGACAGCGTGCCCGACACGCCCGGCGCCGACGACAACGCGAGCGGGATCGCAGCGATGCTCGCCTGCGCGAGGGCGTTCTCGCGCTTCGATCCGGCCCCGCCGGTGGGCTTCGTGGCCTGGAACGGCGAGGAGGACGGGCTGCTCGGCAGTGTCGAGTTCGTGGCGCGGCATCGATCGCAGGGCGGAGGGCCGATCGCCGCCGTGCACGTGCTGGAGATGGTCGGCTACGCGAGCCACGAGCCGGGATCCCAGCGAATGCCGGTCCCGGTCCCCGGCGCGCCGGACGTCGGCGACTTCATCGGGCTGCTCACGAACCAGCGCTCGAACCACCTCGTGGAGCTCGCCGTGAAGCAGGCAGAGGCGATGGTGCCCGAGCTGCCGGTCGTGGGCCTCAAGGTCTACCTCGGCCTCGAGGAATGGCTCCCCGTGCTCCACCGGAGCGATCACTCGCCGTTCTGGAAGGCGAAGATCCCCGCCATGCTCTGGACCGACACGGCGGAGTTCCGCAACCCGAACTACCACCGCCCGACGGACACCCCCGAGACGCTCGACTACGGCTTCATGCGCCGCGTGACGCAGCTCGTCCTCGCGACGGTGATGCGGCAGGTCCGTACCGGCTGA
- a CDS encoding SMP-30/gluconolactonase/LRE family protein has protein sequence MVIELTPSFEVIDARFRKLALPHVHVEKLYTGCRWAEGPAWFPAGRYLVWSDIPNDRMMRWDETDGSVSVFRQPAMNTNGHTVDLQGRLVSCEHRGRCVSRTEHDGSRTVLASHFEGKRLNSPNDVIVKSDGSIWFSDPSYGIDSDYEGDASPSEQGAQRVYRLDPVSFALTVVADDFVQPNGLAFSPDESLLYIADTGATHVKGGPHHVRKFRVDAKGTLTGGEVFATCPVGLYDGFRVDVHGNLWLSAGDGVHCHASDGALLGKVLIPETVSNVCFGGAKRNRLFICGTTSLYSVYLNTRGAGR, from the coding sequence ATGGTCATCGAGCTGACCCCGAGCTTCGAAGTGATCGACGCGCGCTTCCGCAAGCTCGCGCTCCCGCACGTGCACGTCGAGAAGCTGTACACGGGCTGCCGCTGGGCGGAGGGGCCGGCGTGGTTCCCAGCGGGGCGCTATCTCGTCTGGTCGGACATCCCGAACGACCGGATGATGCGCTGGGACGAGACCGACGGCTCGGTCTCGGTGTTCCGCCAGCCCGCGATGAACACCAACGGCCACACGGTCGACCTGCAGGGCCGCCTCGTGTCCTGCGAGCACCGCGGCCGCTGCGTCTCGCGCACCGAGCACGACGGCTCGCGCACGGTGCTCGCGTCGCACTTCGAGGGCAAGCGGCTGAACTCGCCGAACGACGTGATCGTGAAGTCCGACGGCAGCATCTGGTTCAGCGACCCGAGCTACGGCATCGACAGCGACTACGAAGGCGACGCGTCGCCGAGCGAGCAGGGCGCGCAGCGCGTCTATCGCCTCGACCCCGTCTCCTTCGCGCTCACGGTCGTCGCGGACGACTTCGTGCAGCCCAACGGCCTCGCCTTCTCGCCGGACGAGTCGCTGCTGTACATCGCCGACACAGGCGCGACGCACGTGAAGGGCGGCCCGCACCACGTGCGCAAGTTCCGCGTCGACGCGAAGGGCACGCTGACCGGCGGCGAGGTGTTCGCGACCTGCCCGGTCGGCCTGTACGACGGCTTCCGCGTCGACGTGCACGGCAACCTGTGGCTGTCGGCCGGCGACGGCGTGCACTGCCACGCGAGCGACGGCGCGCTCCTCGGAAAGGTGCTGATCCCCGAGACGGTGTCCAACGTCTGCTTCGGCGGCGCCAAGCGCAACCGCCTGTTCATCTGCGGCACGACCTCGCTGTATTCGGTCTACCTGAACACCCGCGGCGCCGGGCGCTAG
- a CDS encoding GH25 family lysozyme, translating into MLSGADVSVHQGNIQWDAFASRLDFVFIRATYGTEGVDRRFATNRAEAARCGLLRGYYHYASPRLDPVEQAQKLCSVVGDLEPGELDIVLDLEETQHAGNNGHVWTSQDTLALQGWTRRFVQEVKSRYPGRLVILYTRHNFWHDCLGGSSEFVDCPLWIANYTYGLDSLRARPPANPKDWADWAHKKPLSAWDPWSAWSFWQITARAVMPGIRTNTVDANLFNGTVSELRRLARLEAGSVTSEPLPTADALCQKLLSQADDRYVFGHEVRLTDPNPSAFDCSELIEWGCAQLAVEPTMPDGSWMQARHVKAARLLMPVDTAIATRGALLFRFSTDPFTGGRPEHAHVAMSWATGAPSRRATPRMASGCSRPLTAAGRTRAGYRASTTGPRRPAAGSRAAQRGPR; encoded by the coding sequence ATGTTGAGCGGTGCTGATGTTTCGGTCCACCAGGGGAATATCCAGTGGGACGCGTTCGCCTCACGGCTCGATTTCGTCTTCATCCGGGCGACGTACGGGACGGAGGGGGTCGACAGGAGGTTCGCAACCAACCGGGCCGAGGCCGCGCGCTGCGGGCTCCTCCGGGGGTACTATCACTACGCATCGCCGCGCCTCGACCCCGTCGAACAGGCGCAGAAGCTCTGCAGCGTTGTCGGCGACCTCGAGCCCGGGGAGCTCGACATCGTGCTCGATCTCGAGGAGACGCAGCACGCGGGCAACAACGGCCATGTCTGGACGTCGCAGGACACCCTGGCTCTTCAGGGGTGGACCCGCCGCTTCGTCCAGGAGGTGAAGTCGCGCTACCCGGGCCGCTTGGTCATCCTCTATACCCGCCACAACTTCTGGCACGATTGCCTCGGCGGCAGCTCCGAGTTCGTCGACTGCCCCCTCTGGATCGCGAACTATACCTACGGACTCGACTCGTTGCGGGCGAGGCCCCCGGCCAACCCGAAGGACTGGGCGGACTGGGCGCACAAGAAGCCGCTCAGCGCATGGGACCCCTGGTCCGCGTGGTCGTTCTGGCAGATCACCGCCAGGGCCGTGATGCCGGGCATCCGGACCAACACGGTGGACGCCAACCTGTTCAATGGAACGGTGAGCGAGCTGCGGCGCCTCGCCCGGCTCGAGGCCGGGTCCGTGACGTCCGAGCCGCTGCCCACGGCCGACGCGCTCTGCCAGAAGCTGCTCTCGCAGGCGGATGACAGATACGTCTTCGGGCACGAGGTGCGGCTGACCGATCCCAATCCCTCCGCATTCGACTGCTCCGAGCTCATCGAGTGGGGCTGCGCCCAGCTCGCCGTCGAGCCCACGATGCCCGACGGCTCCTGGATGCAGGCGCGCCACGTGAAGGCGGCGCGGCTGCTCATGCCGGTGGACACGGCGATCGCGACCCGCGGCGCCCTGCTGTTCCGCTTCTCGACGGACCCGTTCACGGGCGGGCGCCCCGAGCACGCCCACGTGGCCATGAGCTGGGCGACGGGCGCACCATCGAGGCGCGCGACACCGCGCATGGCGTCGGGGTGTTCCCGGCCCTTGACCGCGGCTGGACGCACGCGGGCCGGATACCGGGCCTCGACTACGGGGCCGCGCCGCCCGGCGGCGGGCTCGCGCGCGGCGCAAAGGGGCCCGAGGTGA
- the rpe gene encoding ribulose-phosphate 3-epimerase, whose amino-acid sequence MRHEKIIVAPSILSADFGRLAEEVRAAEAAGADWIHVDVMDGRFVPNITIGPLVVRAVRAATRLPLDVHLMIVEPERYVAEFAAAGANRISVHVEASPHLHRTLQQIRDAGASPGVVLNPHTPEESIRHVMADIGLVLVMSVNPGFGGQRFIPEALTKLRSLRRTIDQAGLDIALEVDGGVAPSTAGQVIAAGARALVAGSAVFGAVARDEDLPFDARVARYAEAIRTLRAPGGEPS is encoded by the coding sequence GTGCGTCACGAGAAAATCATCGTCGCTCCGTCGATCCTGTCGGCTGACTTCGGTCGTCTCGCCGAGGAAGTACGGGCCGCTGAGGCCGCCGGCGCCGACTGGATCCACGTCGACGTGATGGATGGCCGGTTTGTGCCAAACATCACGATCGGGCCGCTCGTGGTTCGCGCGGTCCGCGCCGCGACGCGTCTTCCCCTCGATGTCCACCTGATGATCGTCGAGCCCGAGCGCTACGTCGCGGAATTCGCGGCCGCCGGCGCCAATCGCATCTCGGTCCACGTCGAGGCGTCGCCTCACCTGCACCGGACGCTCCAGCAGATCAGGGACGCAGGCGCGAGCCCGGGCGTCGTGCTGAACCCCCACACGCCGGAGGAGTCGATCCGGCACGTGATGGCGGATATCGGTCTGGTGCTGGTGATGAGCGTCAACCCCGGGTTCGGCGGCCAGCGGTTCATCCCGGAGGCGCTCACGAAGCTGCGGAGCCTGCGCCGGACGATCGACCAGGCAGGCCTGGACATCGCGCTCGAGGTCGACGGCGGCGTCGCCCCGTCGACCGCCGGGCAGGTCATCGCCGCCGGGGCACGGGCGCTCGTCGCGGGCTCGGCGGTGTTCGGCGCGGTGGCGCGGGACGAGGATCTGCCGTTCGACGCGCGCGTGGCGCGTTATGCCGAGGCGATCCGCACGCTCCGCGCGCCCGGCGGGGAGCCGTCGTGA